One window of the Thamnophis elegans isolate rThaEle1 chromosome 6, rThaEle1.pri, whole genome shotgun sequence genome contains the following:
- the ROPN1L gene encoding ropporin-1-like protein, which produces MPVPDVMFCAQQIHVPPELPDIMKQFTKAAIRTQPRDVLQWSYGYFYALSRGEPLPVKERVEMPVATQKNDTGLTPGLLKVLHKQLSQKKTVDLIDLHKKWKILCLPVEQLRNLLQLDTFEDGIEWMKFFALGCSALGGTLLSSMKHACEILTDDPEGGPARIPYDTFQFLYSYLASLDDEITEEVSESFLKSLKEQVARKDYMVGTADFSTVKLMP; this is translated from the exons ATGCCTGTTCCAGATGTTATGTTCTGTGCACAGCAGATTCATGTTCCACCTGAACTGCCAGATATTATGAAACAATTTACCAAAGCAGCTATCAGGACCCAACCACGTGATGTTCTCCAATGGTCCTATGG GTACTTCTATGCTTTGTCAAGGGGAGAGCCTCTTCCTGTGAAAGAACGTGTTGAAATGCCAGTTGCCACACAGAAAAATGATACTGGTTTGACCCCTGGCCTCCTTAAAGTTTTGCATAAAcag TTGTCTCAAAAGAAGACTGTGGATTTAATAGATCTCCATAAAAAGTGGAAGATTTTGTGCTTACCAGTAGAACAACTGCGCAATCTTCTTCAATTAGATACCTTTgaagatggaatagaatggatGAAATTTTTTGCCCTTGGCTGTAGTGCTCTTGGTGGG accCTGCTCAGTTCAATGAAGCATGCATGTGAAATTCTAACGGATGATCCAGAGGGTGGACCAGCCCGTATCCCATATGACACTTTTCAATTTCTCTATTCCTACTTGGCTAGCTTAGATGATGAAATAACAGAGGAGGTATCCGAGTCTTTTCTCAAGTCTCTTAAAGAACAAGT GGCACGTAAGGACTATATGGTTGGCACTGCAGATTTCTCCACTGTAAAACTGATGCCTTAA
- the SNRNP48 gene encoding U11/U12 small nuclear ribonucleoprotein 48 kDa protein, which produces MAAETDGPGEKRLPPLSLWFGIPSEKVTCPYDTNHQMPKSSLEKHMRSCRLRKLEYSKEEEAEMYDSTFFYDKGKIPKVQMDKDLQFDIIKKAMAKECGNCCPGTYSSQPAEVPQNHKRYICDLTQADRLAIYDYVLAETKNQRSRSQATENDSDLFVDLAAKVNQDDGQKGPKSHLEILAEMRDYKRRRQSYRAKNVHITKKSYTEVIRDVIGVHMEELTTHWQEENRNIGVHEDEKSTFSAKSSGSKEERRSASADSRQSCGSSKDIDYSRHRRNSSRSPGRRKRSRERERDSRRKKDR; this is translated from the exons ATGGCTGCCGAGACAGACGGCCCGGGGGAGAAGCGCCTTCCTCCGCTTTCGCTCTGGTTTGGGATCCCG agtgAGAAAGTGACTTGTCCTTATGATACTAATCATCAAATGCCTAAATCTTCCTTGGAGAAACATATGAGATCCTGTAGATTGAGAAAACTAGAATATTCTAAAGAGGAAGAG GCTGAAATGTATGATTCTACTTTTTTCTATGACAAAGGCAAAATTCCTAAAGTTCAAATGG ATAAAGATTTACAGTTTGACATTATTAAGAAAGCCATGGCCAAAGAGTGTGGAAATTGTTGCCCAG GCACTTATTCATCACAGCCTGCAGAAGTTCCACAAAACCACAAGCGTTACATCTGTGATCTGACCCAAGCTGACCGACTTGCAATTTACGATTACGTCCTTGCAGAGACAAAGAACCAGAGGTCAAGATCTCAGGCGACAGAAAATGACAGTGATCTGTTTGTAGATTTGGCAGCAAAAGTCAACCAAG ATGATGGCCAGAAAGGTCCAAAATCTCATCTTGAAATTCTTGCGGAGATGCGGGATTATAAAAGACGGCGGCAATCGTACAGAGCTAAGAATGTTCATATAACAAAAAAATCCTACACAGAG GTAATCAGAGATGTGATTGGTGTACACATGGAAGAACTTACCACTCATTGGCAGGAGGAGAACAGAAATATCGGGGTTCATGAAGATGAAAAATCCACTTTTTCAGCAAAGTCTTCAGGAAG TAAGGAAGAGCGAAGATCTGCATCAGCTGATTCAAGACAGTCTTGTGGAAGTTCAAAAGATATTGATTATTCTCGACATCGGAGGAATTCAAGCAGAAGTCCAGGCAGACGGAAAAGAAgtcgagaaagagagagagattcccgAAGGAAAAAAGATAGGTAA